A stretch of Calditrichia bacterium DNA encodes these proteins:
- a CDS encoding glycosyltransferase produces the protein MSNKNKLKILFLSQRFLFPMDTGGKIRTGNILRKLKERASLTVISNVESPKDDQYVPQMNQLCDKFIPVPWKEMERYTLKFYLKILAQSFSKYPINVLNDYSNELEKAVLDELKNEQYDLAICDFLQSTLNFQHVNSGVPTLMFQHNVEADITRRHLDRAGNIVEKIFWGLQHKRMMRHEGEMCNKFDGTIAVSATDKERMEEYFGATRVYDIPTGVDTDFFKPNPEIQEKQRLVFTGSMDWLPNEDAMLWFVEKIFPLIKKEAPQTDLVIVGRKPTPAIQKLVDNHSDITLTGWVEDTRPYMHESAVFIVPIRIGGGTRMKIYEALAMGKSMVSTAVGAEGLPLEHGKHLFYADTEADFAKYTLQLLRDDAQRKQMGKTARQYVYDHFRWEKVAEVFEDVCQRVIDYSNNEKS, from the coding sequence ATGAGCAACAAAAATAAGCTGAAAATTCTGTTCCTTTCCCAAAGATTCCTGTTTCCGATGGATACGGGCGGGAAAATTCGCACCGGAAATATTCTGCGGAAGTTGAAAGAGCGCGCATCGCTGACGGTAATCAGCAATGTGGAATCGCCGAAAGATGATCAATATGTGCCGCAAATGAATCAGCTTTGCGACAAATTTATCCCGGTGCCGTGGAAGGAAATGGAGCGTTACACGCTCAAATTTTATCTGAAAATTCTGGCGCAATCGTTTTCAAAATACCCGATTAATGTGCTGAACGATTATTCCAACGAGCTGGAAAAAGCGGTTCTGGACGAACTGAAAAATGAGCAATACGATCTGGCGATCTGCGATTTTTTGCAATCGACGCTCAATTTTCAGCATGTCAACAGCGGTGTGCCCACGCTGATGTTCCAGCACAATGTGGAGGCGGATATCACCCGGCGGCATCTGGATCGTGCCGGGAACATCGTCGAAAAGATTTTTTGGGGATTGCAGCACAAACGGATGATGCGCCACGAAGGCGAAATGTGCAACAAATTTGACGGCACGATCGCGGTTTCCGCGACCGATAAAGAGCGGATGGAAGAATATTTTGGCGCGACTCGTGTTTACGACATCCCGACCGGCGTGGACACGGATTTTTTTAAGCCGAATCCGGAAATTCAGGAAAAACAACGACTTGTGTTCACAGGTTCAATGGATTGGCTGCCCAACGAAGATGCGATGCTCTGGTTTGTGGAGAAAATTTTCCCGCTGATCAAAAAGGAAGCGCCGCAAACTGATCTGGTGATCGTCGGGCGCAAACCGACACCGGCAATCCAGAAATTGGTGGACAATCACAGCGACATCACGCTGACCGGCTGGGTGGAAGATACCCGCCCGTATATGCACGAAAGCGCCGTTTTCATCGTCCCGATCCGCATTGGCGGCGGCACGCGAATGAAAATTTACGAAGCGTTGGCGATGGGCAAATCGATGGTTTCGACAGCAGTTGGCGCAGAAGGGTTGCCGCTGGAACACGGCAAACATTTGTTTTATGCGGACACGGAAGCGGACTTCGCCAAATACACGTTGCAATTGCTTCGCGATGATGCGCAGCGCAAACAAATGGGCAAAACCGCCCGGCAATATGTGTACGATCATTTCCGTTGGGAAAAAGTGGCGGAAGTTTTTGAGGATGTTTGCCAACGTGTGATTGATTATTCAAACAACGAAAAATCCTGA
- a CDS encoding glycosyltransferase, which yields MSFSTNGSAKKILEISSYPPPRAGWGVRVSFVKDALIEAGHECQVVNIAPESRMIPSPEYLTSLSGIDYVKKVFLHSLKGYRVHMHLNGNSPKGFVLTILAEICNLLTFKRPILTVHAGPKQIYFPREQAPHLIPMFKFIFGVAKSIICNDEKVKAKIVEYGISPKKIVPIQAFSRQYLQFFEQQPGTELAKFLKNKEILISSYVFFRPEFFIDSMVKGIAELVKKYPKLGLMILGSHDNSEDIRALVSELGIDDHVFFCGDLDHDMFLTLVAKSDIFLRTPIRDGVSSSVLEALALGVPVVASENHRRPPSAITYDHESIPDMVRVLDEVIQNLETVKSNVIKPEIRDTVADEVAVLIAD from the coding sequence ATGTCTTTTTCGACCAACGGAAGTGCTAAAAAAATTCTGGAAATCAGCAGTTATCCGCCACCGCGCGCGGGTTGGGGCGTTCGGGTCTCGTTTGTGAAAGATGCGCTCATCGAAGCCGGACACGAATGCCAGGTGGTGAATATCGCGCCTGAAAGCCGGATGATTCCCAGCCCGGAATATCTGACTTCGCTGAGCGGTATCGATTATGTCAAAAAGGTATTTTTGCACAGCTTGAAAGGCTATCGCGTGCACATGCACCTCAATGGCAATTCGCCGAAGGGTTTTGTGCTCACCATTTTGGCGGAAATTTGCAATCTGCTCACGTTCAAACGCCCGATTTTAACAGTGCACGCCGGACCGAAACAAATTTATTTTCCGCGTGAACAGGCACCGCATCTCATCCCGATGTTCAAATTTATTTTTGGCGTTGCCAAAAGCATCATTTGTAATGACGAAAAAGTGAAAGCCAAAATTGTCGAATACGGCATTTCGCCGAAAAAAATTGTGCCGATCCAGGCATTCAGTCGCCAATACCTGCAATTTTTTGAGCAACAACCCGGCACCGAATTGGCGAAATTTTTGAAAAACAAAGAAATATTGATCAGTTCGTATGTCTTTTTTCGCCCGGAATTTTTTATCGACAGCATGGTAAAGGGTATTGCCGAATTGGTGAAGAAATACCCGAAACTGGGATTGATGATTCTCGGATCGCACGATAATTCAGAGGATATCCGCGCGCTGGTGAGTGAATTGGGCATCGACGATCATGTGTTTTTCTGCGGCGATCTCGATCACGATATGTTTTTGACGCTGGTTGCCAAATCAGATATTTTTCTGCGCACGCCCATTCGCGATGGCGTCAGTTCATCGGTTTTGGAGGCGTTGGCGTTGGGCGTTCCGGTGGTTGCCAGCGAAAACCATCGTCGCCCGCCGAGCGCAATTACGTACGATCACGAAAGCATTCCCGATATGGTTCGGGTGCTGGATGAAGTGATCCAAAATCTCGAAACGGTAAAATCGAATGTCATTAAACCGGAAATCCGCGATACGGTTGCGGATGAAGTTGCGGTGTTGATTGCCGATTAA
- a CDS encoding alginate lyase family protein produces MNLAKYVSKLRKMSTAEITFRVKQVARNRTETLRWKASGGNGNVPDLFVPRWVANWDVQKHTFPAPDLQFFGLSGDASTLNSEFNSSFFGKLDDVRVAADLLLAHNFNLLGLQVQLPEKIQWNVNPQTGNSYPLNHFSQMDTFNTDKFGDVKYVWELNRHQFFIEVAKAYYLTGEEKYAEKIWQWLESWFAQVPHKYGINHTSVLEQAVRIFSWIWSYYFTQNSPVWTSERRAELAKQLLLQGDIIEENLSYFYSPYNHLIGELAALAFLGTVYPNSPKMQRWRDHYWAEMEAQLPLQFNEDGFTVEQASYYHHFTTGFYLQLALLRKKNNLPVSENVWQWLEKMLEFPMHLTRPDGQLPMLGDIDSARSIYFYRPEPKWDLRPFQALGAVLFQRSDMKFVAHEPTEELLWLLGENGIADFEKLRTKKPAEHSKFFAPSGYLLMRDGWDKSNNYIMFDCGEIAHGVHKDDTPSAAHGHGDILAFELFANGKPLIVDPGFHTYFGDLEWHRYFRDSLGHNTITVNGCGQAVHEGRIGWSRVSSPKLRHQLITESFDYAYAETDRFANLEKDAIHRRHIFFEKGKYAIVFDEVSGNATDELNIVSSLHFHPAEVQLKEQILFVDQKPAAIFALPDAATIAVNSGGKLPEDGWNAPGYGEKLPAPVLRISATQKLPFAAAMLFPFGENVQKMNDFQIIETGDISIFQLNMVETTVRFYLNASRQNFIPRCENAPETDALFVVESQNTGENPEWHFLKVSHLASDKLDISLNLGSDIADGVFVQLTDAGQSKVKILGNENN; encoded by the coding sequence ATGAACTTAGCGAAATACGTTTCAAAATTGCGAAAAATGTCCACTGCGGAAATCACCTTTCGGGTGAAGCAAGTGGCACGCAACCGTACCGAAACCCTGCGTTGGAAAGCAAGTGGCGGTAACGGCAATGTACCGGATTTGTTCGTCCCGCGTTGGGTCGCCAATTGGGATGTTCAAAAGCACACGTTTCCTGCACCGGATTTGCAATTTTTCGGGTTGTCTGGTGACGCATCCACGCTGAACTCGGAATTTAATTCAAGTTTTTTTGGGAAACTCGATGACGTTCGTGTTGCCGCCGATTTGTTGCTGGCTCACAACTTCAATTTGCTCGGACTGCAGGTGCAGTTACCGGAAAAAATTCAGTGGAATGTCAATCCGCAAACCGGAAACAGCTATCCGCTGAACCATTTTTCGCAGATGGATACCTTCAATACCGATAAATTCGGTGATGTGAAATATGTTTGGGAGCTCAATCGCCACCAGTTTTTTATCGAAGTTGCCAAAGCCTATTATCTCACCGGCGAAGAAAAATACGCCGAAAAAATCTGGCAGTGGCTGGAAAGTTGGTTTGCACAAGTGCCGCACAAATATGGCATCAACCACACATCGGTGCTGGAGCAAGCGGTGCGCATTTTTTCGTGGATTTGGTCGTATTATTTCACCCAAAATTCCCCGGTTTGGACGTCCGAACGCCGCGCAGAATTGGCCAAACAATTGTTGCTGCAGGGCGATATTATCGAAGAAAATTTGTCCTATTTTTACAGCCCGTACAATCATTTGATTGGGGAGTTGGCTGCACTGGCGTTTTTGGGAACGGTGTATCCAAATTCGCCGAAGATGCAGCGCTGGCGCGATCACTATTGGGCGGAAATGGAAGCACAACTCCCGTTGCAATTTAACGAAGACGGTTTTACGGTTGAGCAGGCAAGTTACTACCATCATTTTACCACCGGATTTTATCTGCAACTGGCGTTATTGCGAAAGAAAAACAATTTACCGGTTTCGGAAAATGTCTGGCAGTGGTTGGAAAAAATGCTCGAATTCCCGATGCATCTCACCCGTCCGGACGGACAGTTGCCGATGCTCGGTGATATCGACAGCGCGCGTTCGATTTATTTTTATCGCCCGGAACCGAAATGGGACTTACGTCCGTTTCAGGCATTGGGCGCGGTGCTTTTTCAACGCAGCGATATGAAATTTGTCGCACACGAACCCACCGAAGAACTGCTCTGGCTGCTCGGCGAAAACGGCATCGCTGATTTTGAAAAATTACGCACAAAAAAGCCAGCGGAACATTCGAAATTTTTTGCGCCAAGCGGTTATTTGCTGATGCGCGATGGTTGGGATAAATCCAATAATTACATAATGTTTGATTGCGGAGAAATTGCCCACGGTGTGCACAAAGATGACACGCCATCAGCGGCACACGGGCACGGCGATATTTTGGCATTCGAACTGTTTGCCAACGGAAAACCGCTGATTGTCGATCCGGGATTTCACACCTATTTTGGCGATTTGGAATGGCACCGCTACTTCCGGGATTCGCTGGGACACAACACAATTACGGTCAACGGCTGCGGGCAGGCGGTTCACGAAGGGCGCATCGGTTGGTCGCGGGTGTCGTCGCCGAAGCTGCGGCATCAGCTGATTACGGAATCATTCGATTATGCCTACGCAGAAACCGATCGATTTGCAAATCTGGAAAAAGACGCCATTCACAGGCGCCACATTTTTTTCGAAAAAGGCAAATATGCTATTGTTTTTGATGAAGTTAGCGGAAACGCAACGGATGAACTCAACATTGTTTCATCGCTACATTTTCATCCGGCGGAAGTTCAGTTGAAAGAGCAAATTTTGTTTGTTGATCAAAAACCCGCAGCGATTTTTGCGCTGCCGGATGCTGCAACAATCGCAGTAAATTCCGGTGGAAAGCTACCCGAAGACGGCTGGAACGCGCCCGGATACGGCGAAAAATTACCGGCTCCGGTGCTCCGAATTTCCGCAACCCAGAAACTGCCGTTCGCCGCTGCAATGCTGTTTCCGTTCGGTGAAAATGTGCAGAAAATGAATGATTTTCAAATCATCGAAACCGGAGATATCTCAATTTTTCAATTAAATATGGTTGAAACTACCGTGCGATTTTATCTCAATGCATCGCGCCAGAATTTTATTCCGCGATGTGAAAATGCGCCGGAAACGGATGCACTGTTTGTGGTAGAATCACAAAATACCGGAGAAAATCCCGAATGGCATTTTTTGAAAGTGAGCCATTTGGCAAGCGATAAACTCGATATTTCATTGAACTTAGGCAGCGATATTGCCGATGGTGTATTTGTGCAATTGACGGATGCCGGACAGTCCAAAGTAAAAATTTTGGGAAACGAAAATAATTGA
- the wecB gene encoding UDP-N-acetylglucosamine 2-epimerase (non-hydrolyzing), which translates to MKKIINVVGARPNFMKIGPIQRAMSARPDEFQPVLVHTGQHYDEKMSKLFFDDLQLPKPDVYLGVGSGSHAVQTAKIMVDFEKVCLDEKPDMVLVVGDVNSTVACSLVAAKLHIPVIHVEAGLRSFDRKMPEEINRLVTDALSDHLFITEKSGLENLKNEGVPDEKVHFVGNVMIDSLAFFMEKARQSNILNELGLQSKGFALVTLHRPSNVDDPDNFKKILAAFEEIQRDIQIVFPIHPRTRKNIEVLGLDDRVKAMKNLKLLPPIGYLDFANLTQNTSFVMTDSGGIQEETTFLGIPCMTLRENTERPITIEVGTNEMVGPDTEAILKNARQMLAGEWKKGAIPELWDGHAAERIVEILSKA; encoded by the coding sequence ATGAAAAAAATCATAAATGTCGTGGGTGCTCGCCCAAATTTTATGAAAATCGGACCGATACAACGCGCGATGAGTGCTCGACCGGATGAATTTCAACCGGTTTTGGTGCACACCGGGCAGCATTACGATGAAAAAATGAGCAAATTGTTTTTCGATGACTTGCAATTACCTAAACCAGATGTGTATCTGGGTGTCGGCTCCGGTTCACATGCCGTGCAAACGGCTAAAATCATGGTCGATTTCGAAAAAGTTTGTCTCGATGAAAAACCCGATATGGTGCTGGTTGTTGGCGATGTAAATTCTACAGTGGCGTGCAGTTTGGTTGCTGCTAAATTACACATTCCCGTGATTCACGTGGAAGCCGGATTGCGCAGTTTCGATCGCAAAATGCCCGAAGAAATCAACCGATTGGTGACCGACGCACTGTCGGATCACCTGTTCATCACCGAAAAAAGCGGGTTGGAAAATCTCAAAAATGAAGGCGTGCCGGACGAAAAAGTGCATTTTGTCGGTAATGTGATGATCGATTCGCTGGCATTTTTTATGGAAAAAGCCCGCCAATCGAATATTCTCAACGAGCTTGGTTTGCAGTCAAAAGGCTTTGCGCTGGTAACGCTGCACCGCCCCTCCAATGTGGATGATCCCGATAATTTCAAAAAAATTCTCGCCGCGTTTGAAGAAATTCAGCGTGATATCCAAATCGTTTTCCCGATACATCCGCGCACCCGCAAAAATATCGAAGTGCTCGGATTAGACGATCGCGTTAAAGCAATGAAAAATCTGAAGTTACTGCCGCCAATCGGCTATCTGGATTTCGCAAATCTCACTCAAAACACCAGTTTCGTGATGACCGATTCCGGTGGCATTCAGGAAGAAACCACGTTTCTGGGCATTCCCTGCATGACGCTGCGGGAAAACACCGAACGCCCGATTACCATCGAAGTTGGCACCAACGAAATGGTGGGACCCGATACCGAAGCGATTCTCAAAAATGCCCGCCAAATGCTCGCCGGAGAGTGGAAAAAAGGCGCAATTCCCGAATTGTGGGACGGTCACGCCGCCGAACGGATTGTGGAAATATTGTCGAAAGCATAA
- the fabB gene encoding beta-ketoacyl-ACP synthase I — protein sequence MRRVVVTGYGVVSCLGNKKSEVLNSLLEGRSGISFNEKYKELGFRSQVAGSIHIDMDELIDRKVRRFMADAAAYTYISMQEAIDHAGLSEDQVSNPRTGLIVGTGGASPVSTVLGADTLREKGIRRVGPYMVTKSMGSTVAACLATPFKIKGLNYSISSACATSAHCIGNAMEQIQYGKQDVVFAGGGEEEGWELTLTFDGMGALSSKYNETPTTASRPYDANRDGFVIAGGGGVIVLEELEHAKKRGANIIAEVVGYGATSDGADMVAPSGEGAERCMKMALETVDGSIDYLNAHGTSTPAGDITELGAIRNVFGKNVPPISSTKSLSGHSLGAAGVHEAIYCLLMMEHKFIAASANIETLDDGAKDMPIVRDIRKYVKLNRVLSNSFGFGGTNASLVFQRYEA from the coding sequence ATGAGACGAGTAGTCGTAACCGGTTACGGGGTGGTTTCCTGCCTCGGTAACAAAAAATCGGAAGTTTTGAATTCATTATTAGAAGGCCGCTCCGGCATCTCATTCAACGAAAAATATAAAGAATTGGGATTTCGTAGCCAAGTTGCCGGCAGCATTCACATCGATATGGATGAATTGATTGACCGTAAAGTGCGGCGATTTATGGCAGATGCTGCGGCTTACACTTACATTTCCATGCAGGAAGCGATCGATCACGCCGGGCTGAGCGAAGACCAGGTGTCCAATCCCAGAACCGGGCTAATTGTCGGCACCGGTGGTGCCTCGCCGGTGAGCACTGTGCTCGGTGCGGATACGCTTCGCGAAAAAGGCATCCGCCGGGTTGGTCCGTACATGGTTACCAAATCGATGGGCAGCACTGTTGCTGCGTGTTTGGCTACACCCTTTAAAATCAAGGGTTTAAACTATTCGATCAGCTCTGCATGTGCCACCAGTGCCCACTGTATTGGTAACGCGATGGAGCAAATTCAATATGGTAAACAGGATGTCGTTTTTGCCGGTGGTGGCGAAGAAGAAGGCTGGGAATTGACCCTCACTTTTGATGGAATGGGCGCACTTTCCTCCAAATATAATGAAACGCCCACAACTGCTTCCCGCCCGTACGATGCCAATCGCGATGGATTTGTTATCGCCGGCGGTGGTGGCGTCATTGTTTTGGAAGAACTGGAACATGCTAAAAAACGTGGTGCCAACATCATCGCGGAAGTGGTGGGTTACGGCGCAACATCCGATGGTGCAGATATGGTTGCACCTTCCGGCGAAGGTGCTGAACGCTGCATGAAAATGGCACTGGAAACAGTCGATGGCAGCATTGATTATCTGAATGCCCACGGCACCAGCACGCCGGCCGGTGACATTACCGAACTCGGCGCGATTCGCAATGTGTTTGGCAAAAATGTTCCGCCGATCAGCTCTACAAAATCGCTGTCCGGTCACTCACTCGGCGCAGCCGGTGTGCACGAGGCAATTTATTGTTTGCTGATGATGGAACACAAGTTCATTGCGGCATCCGCAAATATCGAAACGCTGGATGATGGCGCGAAAGATATGCCCATCGTTCGCGACATTCGCAAATATGTTAAATTGAACCGGGTGCTTTCCAATAGTTTTGGCTTCGGCGGCACCAACGCCAGCCTGGTTTTTCAGCGCTACGAAGCATAA
- the fabA gene encoding bifunctional 3-hydroxydecanoyl-ACP dehydratase/trans-2-decenoyl-ACP isomerase has product MAIKNSYTYEDIIRCGHGKLFGPEDARLPLPNMLMFDRITNINADGGEHGKGEIIAELDVKPDLWFFDCHFEGDPVMPGCLGLDALWQLVGFFLVWSGHIGKGRALGVGEVKFRGQVLPTAKKVTYHLNIKRVMASKLILGIADGTVSVDDRQIYSATGLRVGLFTSTEDF; this is encoded by the coding sequence ATGGCAATAAAAAATTCTTACACTTACGAAGATATTATTCGATGCGGACACGGCAAATTGTTTGGCCCTGAAGACGCCCGATTACCACTGCCAAACATGTTAATGTTTGATCGCATTACGAATATCAACGCCGATGGCGGCGAACATGGCAAAGGCGAAATCATCGCTGAGCTGGATGTAAAACCTGATTTGTGGTTTTTCGACTGTCATTTTGAAGGCGATCCGGTGATGCCCGGTTGCCTGGGATTAGACGCGCTTTGGCAACTGGTTGGATTTTTTCTGGTTTGGAGCGGTCACATCGGTAAAGGGCGTGCGCTCGGTGTCGGCGAGGTTAAATTTCGCGGGCAAGTGTTGCCTACGGCAAAAAAAGTGACGTATCATTTGAATATTAAACGGGTGATGGCATCCAAATTAATTCTTGGCATCGCCGATGGCACAGTAAGTGTCGATGACCGGCAAATTTATTCTGCCACTGGGCTGCGCGTCGGATTATTCACTTCAACAGAGGATTTTTAA
- a CDS encoding GIY-YIG nuclease family protein, with amino-acid sequence MNLWYVYIVRCADDTLYAGIAKDVERRINEHNSDNRLGAKYTKSRRPVQLVYTESCTSRSEATRREAEIKKMRRSRKEKLFQTVG; translated from the coding sequence ATGAATTTATGGTATGTTTACATCGTTCGCTGTGCTGATGACACACTATATGCCGGAATAGCAAAGGATGTGGAGCGCCGCATTAACGAGCACAATTCCGACAATCGTTTGGGTGCGAAATACACCAAATCCCGCCGCCCGGTTCAACTGGTTTACACCGAATCCTGCACCAGTCGCTCCGAAGCCACACGCCGAGAAGCTGAAATCAAAAAGATGCGCAGATCCCGCAAAGAAAAGCTGTTTCAGACGGTCGGTTGA
- a CDS encoding CapA family protein, which produces MGANFKIALMGDAMLDRDVQTHFFSNPGDFHFTEINAILADYDLRFLNLENPLAVNGSPHPQQQPRVTFRSHPKTVQILQNLNIDAVTLANNHILDHGPDALAETLEHLDRVNIRHVGAGRDFAEANAPLKIETNGVKLAILGYTYIYSLSSDIAKAGRPGLSDHRIEHILTQIRQLKSDGYIVLVTVHWGIKYGFFPVPYKQRQAREMIDAGASLIVGHGPHYPNGIENYNDGQIIYSLGNFIFDEPYFYANRSFVYGVEIDEYGKILHAEMYPYRISNQVPQMMHGREKQWLENRICILGRLYQQKDAAFWQGVSDRWFRELLYRSRFMRSLKFLKLPPKEFFLKEVSYSNYAKYVLAKVKSHVL; this is translated from the coding sequence ATGGGAGCAAATTTTAAAATTGCCCTGATGGGCGATGCCATGCTCGACCGGGATGTTCAAACGCATTTTTTTAGCAATCCCGGCGATTTCCATTTTACGGAAATCAACGCGATATTGGCAGATTATGACCTGCGGTTTCTGAATCTGGAAAACCCGTTGGCTGTTAACGGCTCGCCACATCCGCAACAACAGCCGCGCGTAACATTCCGCAGCCATCCGAAAACGGTGCAAATTCTGCAAAATTTGAACATTGATGCGGTTACCTTAGCCAATAATCATATTCTCGATCACGGTCCGGATGCACTCGCCGAAACGCTGGAACATCTGGACAGGGTGAATATTCGCCACGTTGGTGCCGGTCGCGATTTTGCAGAAGCCAACGCCCCGCTGAAAATTGAAACCAATGGTGTAAAGCTCGCAATTTTAGGTTATACATATATTTACTCGCTCAGCTCGGATATCGCCAAAGCCGGTCGCCCCGGTCTTTCGGATCACCGGATTGAACACATTTTAACCCAAATTAGACAGCTAAAATCGGATGGTTACATTGTGCTGGTAACGGTGCATTGGGGCATTAAATATGGATTTTTTCCGGTGCCGTATAAACAGCGGCAGGCGCGGGAAATGATCGATGCCGGTGCATCGCTGATTGTAGGGCACGGCCCGCATTATCCCAATGGCATCGAAAATTACAATGACGGACAAATTATTTACAGCCTCGGCAATTTCATTTTTGACGAACCCTATTTTTACGCCAACCGCAGCTTTGTTTATGGGGTTGAAATTGACGAATACGGGAAGATTTTACACGCGGAAATGTATCCGTACCGCATTTCAAATCAGGTGCCGCAGATGATGCACGGTCGTGAAAAGCAATGGCTGGAAAATCGTATTTGCATTCTCGGCAGATTGTATCAGCAAAAAGATGCGGCGTTCTGGCAAGGTGTCAGCGATCGCTGGTTTCGCGAATTGTTGTATCGCAGCCGGTTTATGCGATCACTGAAATTTTTAAAATTGCCACCCAAAGAATTTTTCCTGAAGGAAGTCAGCTATTCAAATTATGCCAAATATGTGTTGGCAAAAGTTAAATCTCATGTTCTGTAA
- a CDS encoding glycosyltransferase, whose translation MGFMQNEQSNKKIKVAHVMNTIGGGGKELGILKLIRHMDTSQFHNELVILNKIYENQVPDLDRFNIVELQIPAGNHPGTPFKLAKLFREKQYDIVHTRSWGALVEGVLGAKFARSPVIIHGEHGTFPEKFPHSLIQRIFWDRADCILSVSDVLGKKLSAVTGFDNRKVQVILNGVDENLFFPDTDLRTEFRRRFGFGESDFIVGAVGRFNPVKNFPMIIKGVQPLVQTNDIIELAHVGGGNMSEKIGKELQTLSESLNVTKHVHFLGFQKEVNLMYNGFDVFTLTSFSEGCSNVIQEAMFAGKPVVATAVGGNVELVIDGKTGFLVESNNHQQWADAIRKLRNNPDLLREMGENSRKFAQENFSLKKMVSSYQQLYRKMLETKQG comes from the coding sequence ATGGGATTTATGCAGAACGAGCAGTCGAACAAAAAGATAAAAGTTGCACACGTGATGAACACGATTGGCGGCGGTGGAAAAGAACTCGGGATTTTAAAGCTGATTCGCCATATGGACACCTCGCAATTTCACAATGAACTGGTGATTTTAAATAAAATTTACGAAAACCAGGTGCCGGATCTCGATCGATTTAATATTGTAGAATTGCAAATTCCCGCCGGAAATCACCCCGGAACGCCGTTTAAACTTGCCAAATTGTTCCGCGAAAAACAGTATGATATCGTTCACACCAGATCCTGGGGCGCTTTGGTTGAAGGCGTTTTGGGTGCGAAATTCGCCAGATCGCCGGTGATTATTCATGGCGAGCACGGCACTTTTCCGGAAAAATTTCCGCATTCGTTGATACAGCGCATCTTCTGGGATCGAGCAGATTGTATACTGTCCGTATCCGATGTTCTGGGCAAAAAATTATCCGCCGTAACCGGTTTCGACAATCGAAAAGTGCAGGTCATCCTCAATGGCGTGGATGAGAATTTGTTCTTTCCGGACACCGATTTGCGAACCGAATTTCGTCGCCGGTTTGGCTTTGGGGAATCCGATTTTATCGTGGGTGCGGTTGGGCGATTCAATCCCGTGAAAAATTTTCCCATGATAATAAAAGGTGTGCAACCGCTGGTTCAAACCAATGATATTATTGAACTTGCGCACGTTGGCGGCGGCAACATGTCCGAGAAAATCGGGAAAGAATTGCAAACGCTTTCCGAATCGTTAAACGTGACCAAGCATGTTCATTTTTTGGGATTTCAAAAAGAAGTGAATCTGATGTATAACGGTTTCGATGTGTTTACGCTGACCTCATTCAGCGAAGGGTGTTCCAACGTAATTCAGGAAGCGATGTTCGCCGGAAAACCGGTTGTGGCAACCGCTGTCGGCGGAAATGTGGAATTGGTGATCGACGGAAAAACCGGATTTCTGGTGGAAAGCAACAATCATCAGCAATGGGCAGATGCAATTCGCAAATTGCGCAACAATCCGGATCTGCTGCGGGAAATGGGCGAAAATTCCCGCAAATTTGCACAAGAAAATTTTTCGTTGAAAAAAATGGTGAGTTCGTACCAACAGCTCTACCGGAAGATGCTGGAAACGAAACAGGGTTAA